A single Pseudobdellovibrionaceae bacterium DNA region contains:
- a CDS encoding S8 family serine peptidase yields MKTLNILIVALMTALGASAQAEVLATLFPKQGAQNPPKALWNRVLLDRRVLTSQPMFSSGELMIMKKIKMDRFLGVRILTFKDEATLKSLKLDIAREGLPFILDFNDLRGELASAEPFEHLQWALDNRGEAQNLELDFMTAQKVPAVKPSVSKEDINIGQKSDGRKKVRVAILDTGIDPTHPDLHSRTVRRPSECKALAEFEKCLETEDESVKCPEVDIPECKDGTADRTFCDDRKAKLCRNARRSFCEKTWFDLKNPLVDQDKNGYPLDCYGWSVVGNVNFAGIIGKPDFDDVKGHGTHVAGLIAADNKNGVGISSCSDSAEIIPVQVLTEAPLEPIKPLSFGISPNEKEPGQTRRPVRVLGDMVARGLIYAIHAGAQIVNFSLGWPQNRDSEFMREVVAEAQKRGILIIAAAGNDSTQALLRPCSYPGVICVAAHGPDGAISHFSNYGIGVDMAAPGLNILSTWPMAKRPIRFRQDWGYEFLHGTSQAAPLVACMAAELLSRPGITSKDVYPRLISGVRPHRNPLKLVGGMPHHDSGPRESNPYRQALYKKWTLSGNVDFLGALNAKPQPLILPATKEKVAIYWDRRAKRFEIPINLRNFWKATTAKVDVEVKPVSSGPTAVRPRITSVRASKSGGTWYGAESSIEAATREYKVAFEIDDTDQAKDSRIPSEIDLEVQVSIGGHHHRTFQVGAEIIVLVDPVKPLPGMIQIPIENVPDGSFDRLPIAHYYDQHPQFVDYILFQYTKEKWTFNLFSQGGRRDPKKDPYSVTSKAVVDASPIEGIYYDDTSRVDVDFDGQSEYVISIMDIRDRLNPPKASPVTIMYFDRNMKLIKRTEYDSEIAQFPNNPTTQMQWMKMGNRKVPSWLGWGKDPNKKWGLRELWENPDKDEAGEIRFYYLDNEDKLQTVGEHEEYNIVDTLAPKMGDTLAGRVPVLMAKPRGKENAQSYIVDFAIANVVDGEIKDFKKLNFFEKGLNYRNLLDTRVDSIFSTDIGDDLYAGTFWFGPGNLKETRISALIRSETSFMDHDIAALRGEVDAALWARYAYYGKSGLSAFVLTNTEIQFHDLTRDQATWTSLNRYTFYPDYFTSNSNVPFLVRDRFRKSYLPSLFTTEGSGFSRGVRFLVPYYDTKGNLVELVAPAKLRLQSQRGCVPLDLPLWAGSEGRIYLDYYCKDSLIRVPLDF; encoded by the coding sequence ATGAAAACTCTAAATATTTTGATTGTCGCCTTGATGACCGCCCTTGGAGCCTCTGCACAAGCAGAGGTGTTGGCCACCCTATTCCCAAAGCAGGGGGCACAAAACCCACCCAAAGCACTGTGGAATCGCGTACTCTTAGACCGCCGGGTTCTTACCAGCCAGCCCATGTTTTCGTCCGGTGAACTGATGATCATGAAAAAGATCAAGATGGATCGCTTTCTCGGCGTTCGCATTTTGACATTTAAGGATGAAGCGACCCTGAAATCACTAAAGCTGGACATAGCCCGCGAAGGACTGCCTTTTATCCTCGATTTTAACGACCTCAGAGGTGAGCTCGCCTCAGCTGAACCATTTGAGCACCTGCAGTGGGCGCTTGATAACCGGGGCGAGGCACAAAACCTAGAACTCGATTTCATGACTGCACAAAAGGTCCCCGCTGTTAAACCTTCTGTGTCGAAAGAGGATATAAATATCGGTCAGAAGTCAGACGGACGTAAAAAAGTCCGCGTCGCTATTTTGGATACCGGAATTGACCCCACTCATCCTGATCTTCACAGTCGCACAGTTCGGCGCCCGAGCGAATGTAAAGCCTTGGCGGAGTTTGAAAAGTGTCTTGAAACAGAAGATGAGTCCGTCAAATGTCCTGAGGTGGACATTCCGGAATGTAAGGACGGGACTGCGGATCGGACCTTTTGTGATGACCGCAAAGCGAAGCTCTGCCGAAACGCCCGCCGATCCTTTTGTGAAAAGACTTGGTTTGACCTAAAAAACCCATTAGTTGACCAGGACAAAAATGGCTACCCTCTTGACTGCTATGGCTGGAGCGTTGTTGGAAACGTCAACTTCGCCGGCATTATCGGCAAGCCCGATTTTGATGACGTCAAGGGACACGGAACACACGTAGCGGGCCTTATCGCTGCAGACAACAAAAACGGCGTGGGTATTTCTTCGTGTTCCGACAGTGCCGAAATCATTCCTGTGCAAGTGTTGACTGAGGCTCCACTTGAGCCAATTAAGCCCTTGTCTTTTGGTATCTCTCCCAACGAAAAAGAACCTGGACAAACAAGACGTCCGGTCCGCGTATTGGGCGATATGGTGGCCCGCGGTTTGATATATGCCATTCATGCTGGTGCACAAATCGTCAACTTCTCTTTAGGTTGGCCACAAAACCGCGACTCCGAATTTATGCGTGAGGTTGTGGCGGAAGCTCAAAAGAGAGGGATTCTTATTATTGCAGCGGCTGGTAATGATTCCACACAAGCACTTCTTCGCCCCTGTTCTTACCCCGGTGTGATCTGCGTGGCCGCCCATGGACCGGATGGGGCGATTTCTCACTTTTCCAACTACGGTATTGGCGTGGACATGGCGGCCCCTGGTTTAAATATTCTCAGCACCTGGCCAATGGCCAAAAGGCCCATTCGCTTTCGCCAGGACTGGGGCTATGAGTTTCTTCATGGAACTTCTCAGGCGGCACCACTTGTGGCCTGCATGGCCGCTGAACTCTTGTCCCGCCCGGGCATAACATCCAAGGATGTTTACCCGCGGTTGATTTCGGGAGTTAGACCCCACCGCAATCCACTGAAACTAGTTGGCGGCATGCCTCACCACGATTCAGGGCCGCGTGAGAGCAACCCCTATCGCCAGGCGCTTTATAAAAAGTGGACTCTTTCAGGAAATGTGGATTTCTTGGGAGCCCTGAACGCCAAGCCCCAGCCTTTGATTTTGCCGGCGACCAAGGAGAAGGTGGCCATCTACTGGGACCGCAGGGCAAAACGCTTTGAAATTCCGATCAACCTACGAAATTTTTGGAAGGCTACCACGGCCAAAGTTGATGTAGAGGTGAAGCCGGTTTCCTCTGGGCCTACGGCTGTTCGTCCACGAATTACTTCTGTGCGAGCCAGCAAGTCTGGGGGCACCTGGTACGGAGCTGAAAGCTCAATTGAAGCTGCGACCCGCGAATACAAAGTGGCCTTCGAAATTGACGATACTGACCAGGCGAAGGACAGCCGAATCCCCAGTGAAATTGATTTGGAGGTTCAAGTGTCCATCGGTGGACATCACCACAGAACCTTTCAGGTTGGCGCCGAGATTATCGTTCTGGTGGATCCCGTCAAGCCCCTGCCCGGCATGATACAAATTCCAATCGAAAACGTACCAGATGGAAGTTTTGATCGCCTGCCGATCGCTCACTACTATGATCAACACCCGCAGTTTGTGGACTACATTTTGTTTCAGTACACCAAGGAAAAGTGGACCTTCAATCTTTTCAGTCAGGGTGGACGCCGCGATCCCAAGAAAGATCCATATTCGGTGACGAGCAAGGCGGTCGTCGATGCTTCTCCCATTGAGGGCATCTATTATGATGACACCTCTCGAGTCGACGTGGATTTTGATGGCCAAAGTGAGTACGTCATCTCCATTATGGATATCCGAGATCGGCTAAACCCTCCCAAGGCTTCACCAGTGACTATCATGTACTTTGACCGCAACATGAAATTAATCAAGCGGACAGAGTACGATTCAGAGATTGCCCAGTTCCCCAATAATCCCACTACTCAAATGCAGTGGATGAAAATGGGTAACCGCAAGGTTCCGAGCTGGCTTGGTTGGGGTAAGGACCCTAACAAGAAGTGGGGCCTGAGAGAGCTGTGGGAGAACCCTGACAAGGATGAGGCTGGCGAGATTCGCTTCTATTATTTGGACAACGAGGACAAATTGCAAACTGTTGGCGAGCACGAGGAATATAATATCGTGGACACTCTTGCGCCCAAAATGGGTGACACGCTCGCCGGCCGGGTGCCGGTCCTCATGGCCAAACCCCGAGGGAAAGAAAATGCGCAGTCCTACATCGTCGATTTTGCTATTGCCAATGTCGTAGATGGCGAAATCAAGGACTTTAAAAAGCTGAACTTCTTTGAGAAAGGCCTCAACTATCGTAACCTCTTAGATACCAGAGTGGACTCGATCTTTTCTACTGACATTGGCGACGACCTCTATGCTGGAACCTTTTGGTTCGGCCCTGGAAACCTCAAAGAAACTAGGATTTCTGCTCTCATTCGCAGTGAAACCTCTTTCATGGATCATGATATTGCCGCTCTTCGCGGTGAGGTCGACGCGGCCCTGTGGGCTCGATATGCCTACTATGGCAAGTCGGGCTTGTCGGCCTTCGTATTGACCAATACCGAGATTCAATTTCACGATTTGACCCGCGACCAGGCAACCTGGACGAGCCTCAACCGCTACACCTTCTATCCCGACTATTTTACGTCCAACTCAAACGTGCCATTTCTAGTTCGCGATCGATTTCGTAAGAGTTATTTGCCCAGCCTGTTTACAACCGAAGGCTCGGGCTTCAGCCGCGGCGTCCGCTTTTTGGTTCCCTACTACGACACCAAAGGGAACCTCGTCGAGTTGGTTGCGCCCGCAAAGCTGAGACTTCAATCCCAGCGCGGCTGTGTTCCTCTGGACCTACCACTTTGGGCCGGTTCTGAGGGGCGGATTTATTTGGACTATTATTGCAAAGACAGTCTGATTCGCGTTCCGCTTGATTTCTAA